The following proteins come from a genomic window of Neptunomonas concharum:
- the tadA gene encoding tRNA adenosine(34) deaminase TadA: MQNDDEYWMLQALALAKNAAELGEVPVGAVIVLDGKIIGKGWNQPITANDPTAHAEIVALRDAARAVANYRLVGADMYVTLEPCSMCAGAVVHSRLRRLVFGAAEPKAGAVSSQQQFLEADFLNHKVEWVGGVLAQPCGDAISAFFKARREAKKSRKAKNVINAP; encoded by the coding sequence ATGCAAAATGATGATGAGTATTGGATGTTACAAGCGCTAGCGCTGGCCAAAAATGCAGCAGAGCTAGGCGAGGTGCCTGTTGGTGCTGTCATCGTTCTCGATGGAAAAATCATTGGTAAAGGATGGAATCAGCCCATTACGGCTAATGATCCAACAGCGCATGCTGAAATTGTGGCTCTGCGTGACGCAGCCAGAGCCGTTGCAAATTATCGCCTTGTTGGGGCCGATATGTATGTGACGCTCGAACCTTGTTCAATGTGTGCAGGTGCGGTTGTGCATAGCCGTCTCAGGCGTCTGGTTTTTGGTGCAGCAGAACCCAAAGCTGGTGCAGTGAGTAGTCAACAGCAGTTTCTTGAAGCAGATTTTCTGAACCATAAAGTTGAATGGGTTGGCGGTGTGTTGGCGCAGCCTTGTGGTGATGCGATTAGTGCTTTTTTTAAAGCGCGTCGAGAGGCAAAAAAAAGCAGAAAAGCAAAAAATGTTATAAATGCTCCTTAA
- the mltF gene encoding membrane-bound lytic murein transglycosylase MltF, producing MLFDLRRRKDVLHLLAFMVLISLPALVSYNSMSHLEAIKANGVLRVATRNTPSAYYIDKGEPAGFEYELAQAFADHLGIPMELIIPDTIQGLFQSIYDRDAHLVAAGVSISQERQQSYEFSTPYSESETTVVYRVKQGNPAPESPEDLLGKRILILKNSIQAEQLIQLKKEYPTLEWQETSELTSTDILDKVFAEEVDYALVDSVIYDSQNSFYPGLNKAFTVGDAQPIAWVLTLNQDGSLKQAVNAFLTLPSTKKLIERLKEKYFDKRNPLNFFDTVTFKRDLEERLPCLEQYFYMAEQETDIDWMLLAAIAYQESHWKADAVSPTGVKGIMMLTHAAAKEVGVTDRTDPIQSILGGAQYLINVKDKIPDRIPEPDHTWFALAGYNVGFGHLEDARVLAQRGDKDPDKWDDVKEFLPLLSKEHYFSTVKYGYARGQEPVQYVENIQKYIKLLAWEKQIEQIRRAREAAKEQQETTDTETNSLTLDKVPAQL from the coding sequence ATGTTATTTGACTTAAGACGACGCAAGGATGTTTTACACCTATTAGCCTTTATGGTGCTAATCAGCCTGCCTGCGCTGGTTAGTTATAACTCTATGTCCCATCTGGAGGCGATAAAAGCTAATGGTGTTTTGCGCGTAGCCACAAGAAACACACCGAGTGCCTACTATATCGACAAAGGCGAGCCGGCCGGTTTTGAATATGAGTTAGCTCAAGCATTCGCAGACCATCTAGGTATACCAATGGAACTCATTATTCCTGATACTATTCAAGGGCTCTTTCAAAGCATCTATGACCGAGACGCACACCTTGTTGCGGCAGGCGTCAGCATCTCTCAAGAACGCCAACAGTCCTACGAATTCTCAACGCCCTACTCTGAAAGCGAAACCACTGTCGTTTATCGCGTAAAACAGGGGAATCCAGCACCAGAATCCCCTGAAGACCTTCTTGGCAAACGCATACTTATTCTTAAAAATTCCATTCAGGCTGAACAACTCATCCAATTAAAGAAAGAGTACCCAACACTGGAATGGCAGGAAACCAGCGAGCTGACAAGCACTGATATTTTAGACAAAGTGTTTGCAGAAGAAGTAGACTACGCCCTCGTAGACTCTGTGATTTATGATTCGCAGAACTCTTTTTACCCTGGCCTTAACAAAGCCTTTACCGTGGGTGACGCTCAACCCATTGCTTGGGTTTTAACGCTCAATCAAGATGGCTCTCTCAAGCAGGCGGTCAATGCTTTCTTGACCTTACCTTCCACCAAAAAACTGATCGAAAGACTAAAAGAGAAATATTTTGATAAGCGCAATCCTCTTAACTTTTTTGACACAGTGACCTTTAAAAGAGACCTTGAAGAGCGACTTCCCTGCCTTGAACAGTACTTTTATATGGCAGAACAGGAAACTGATATTGATTGGATGCTCCTAGCAGCGATTGCCTACCAAGAATCTCACTGGAAGGCGGATGCCGTTTCTCCGACAGGAGTTAAAGGCATTATGATGCTGACACACGCGGCAGCTAAAGAAGTCGGTGTAACGGATAGAACTGACCCTATTCAAAGCATCTTAGGCGGCGCCCAGTACCTCATCAATGTTAAAGACAAGATACCTGATAGAATCCCCGAACCTGACCACACTTGGTTTGCGCTTGCAGGCTACAACGTTGGTTTTGGCCATTTAGAAGATGCGCGAGTACTGGCTCAACGAGGGGATAAAGATCCTGACAAATGGGATGATGTTAAGGAGTTTTTGCCTCTTCTCTCTAAAGAGCATTACTTTTCCACCGTTAAGTACGGCTATGCCCGCGGTCAAGAACCTGTCCAGTATGTGGAAAACATACAAAAGTACATCAAACTGCTGGCCTGGGAAAAACAGATTGAGCAGATCAGACGCGCAAGGGAAGCAGCTAAGGAACAACAAGAAACGACCGACACCGAGACCAATAGTCTCACTTTAGACAAAGTCCCAGCACAACTTTGA